One genomic region from Delphinus delphis chromosome 14, mDelDel1.2, whole genome shotgun sequence encodes:
- the RIPPLY2 gene encoding protein ripply2 encodes MEIAETTETPGGQRARCRLQLPAATERQTRRGGADPGYRVSVPPCASPAPSLPPAPPQLLPSALSPPHPLGPRSDAVGSPGSGLTAPLRAFRCPPRRSAGFWRPWVEDSGEEEEAPHHAAEAMPDGPGITDASEKLSRYRHPVRLFWPKSKCYDYLYQEAEVLLKKFPIQATISFYEDSDSEEEIEELICEN; translated from the exons ATGGAGATCGCGGAGACCACGGAGACCCCAGGCGGCCAGCGCGCGCGCTGCCGCCTCCAGCTGCCAGCCGCTACCGAACGCCAGACGCGGCGCGGGGGCGCGGACCCCGGGTACCGCGTCTCTGTCCCGCCCTGCGCCTCCCCCGCTCCATCCCTCCCGCCTGCgcctccccagctcctcccctccGCTCTCTCACCCCCGCACCCTCTAGGCCCTCGCTCAGATGCGGTCGGTTCTCCGGGGTCGGGGCTCACTGCTCCTCTGCGCGCCTTCCGCTGCCCACCTCGCAGATCCGCAGGCTTCTGGAGACCGTGGGTGGAAGACAGTGGCGAGGAGGAAGAGGCGCCGCACCACGCCGCGGAGGCG ATGCCAGATGGCCCCGGAATAACGGACGCCTCAGAAAAGCTTTCCCGATACAGACACCCAGTCAG ACTATTTTGGCCAAAATCAAAGTGTTACGATTACTTATATCAAGAAGCAGAAGTTCTTCTGAAAAAATTTCCAATTCAAGCCACAATTTCATTTTATGAAGATTCTGATAGCGAAGAAGAAATTGAGGAGCTGATCTGTGAAAATTAA